GACGTCGACGACGGCGATGATGTTCACCTGCGTTTTCATACCGCTCCTGTTCATTCCACTCCCTAGCCGCGGTCCCGGACCAGCGGGACCTTTCCGACGGCTGTCCGCTCGATCTCCGCGGACAGCCTGGGCACGAATTTGAGCTGGAGGGTGTATCCGGTCCTCTCGATGGACGCGGCGTTGGCCTCGCCGTGGTTGAACAGCGAGAGCGCGCGCGGCAGCGCGTTCACGAACACCTGCTGGAGCCCGCACGGGCCGAGTACGGTGTCGGCGCGGTAGCTCAGCCCCATCACGTCGTCGACCGCCGCGTACAGCGTGATCGTCTTGCCTTCGCGGTGGTTGACGAACTGGACGTCGTGCGCCACCGCGTCCAGGTCCACCACCTCCGCCGCCTTCAGCTCGTCGCGCAGCGCCGCGTAGGCCCGCGCCCCCGAGTACTGGCTGTCGTTGATGTGCAGCACGTCCCCGGTGCGGCCCGCGAACTCGAACTGCCGGGTCTTCAGACCGGGGCCGTCCGTATGGGGCCGGTGGATCATCCGGTCGCCCAGCTTCAGGCGCAGCAGCGGCGTCTCGTGCGCGTGCAGCCGCGTGACGACCAGCTCACCCTCCTCGCCCTCCGGGACCTGGCGCCCCTCCTCGTCGACGATCTCGATGAAGTGCAGGCCCGGCACCGCCGACAGATAGGGCGACGCGGCGTCCAGCTGCAGGCCGATCGTCTCCGCCTGGGTGGCGGCGAAGTAGCTGAGGATCGACAGGTTCGGATACAGCGCCTGGAGCTCCACCCGCTTGCGCTGCGGCAGTACCCCGCTGCCGTACAGGGCGACACGGAAACTGTCGCGGTACTCCTGGCGCATGCCCGCGCCGAGGTCCGCGAGGATCGCGATGCCCGCCGAGATCCCCATCAGGGCCTTGGGGCCCCGGTAGGAGAACATGTGCTCGAGCACGGGGGCCGTGACGGGTCCCGCGCCGACGTAGTTGACGCCGGGCACGTGTTGCAGCACGCCGCCGACCATGGTGCCGCTGCTCCACATCTGGTAGTCGGCCAACGTGGTGAACAGCCACTTCGGGTCGCTGCCCGCGAGGTGACCGGCCAGCTGATAGGCCCCCATGAAGCGGCCCGCGATCTCATAGGTGTCCTTCAACTCCCGCAAGGAGTAAACGACTTCGAGCGGACGGCCGCCGCTGGTGCCGCCGCTCGCGACGATCTCGAATTCGCCGCGGGTGAGGGGCACCACCATGCCGGGCCGGGTGTCCATGAAGAAGTCGCGCTGGACGTCCTTGTCCGACAGCGGAATGCGCTGCCACTCCTCGTACGTCGCCGGGGCGTGCCCGATGCCGGCGCCGCGCAGCCGTTCGCGCCACAGCGGGTTGAGCAGCACGGTGTTCACCAACTGCTGGAGGCGGCGGAGCACGACCGCGTCCTGGATCTCGTGGGGGATCTCGCTGTACAGCGTCTGGCAGACCCGCTCGCACTCGCGCATCTTGCTCGCGAACGAGGGGAGCACGGTGACGGCTTCGACGGATTCCGGCTGCAGCTCCCAGTCGGGGATGAGCCAGTTGGCCAGTTCGAGGGCGCCGCCGGGAGCCGGTGCGGGCGATGGAATGTGCGGTGTCTGCGGTGGAACATGAGGTGCCTGTGGAGCGTGAGATGTACTCAACATCCGTCCCCTCTACGCTTTTCCTGTTCCCTCTTCTCCGCCGAGCAGGTCCTGAGCCGTCCTCTTGATTTCGGACAGCAGCATCCGGAAGTGCTCGCCGGTGATCTGGTGGTTCATCATGACCACGCGCAGTGCCGCCACCCCGTCGATGTTCACCTTCGAGATGAAGAAGTTCCCCTCGAATTTGATGCGGTTCCTGAGGGCGATCTGCAAATGGTGCACGTCTTTCTTCTCGAGTCGCCTGCCGAGTTTGTTTTCGAGGTCGGCCGGATGGTAGCGGAAGCACAGAATGTTCGCTTCCGGACGGTGCAGGGTCTCGAAGTCCGGATCGGCCCGTACGACGCCATAGGCTTCCTCCGTCAACTGACAGAGATACTCGATTTTCTCCGCGAAGAGGGCCCGCCCGTAAATGGCCCACAGTGCCCACAGCGTCATGATCATCGGACGCTTCGTGCACTCGAAGTTCTTTCCGCCGCTGTCGTAGGCGGTATAGACGTCCTGCTCCTCGTCGAAGACGTAGCTCGCCTTCTGCCGGAATGCCGAGAGCGCGGTCTCCTTGTTCCGGTAGAAGAGCATCGTGCAGGGCGCGGGCACGAACATCATCTTGTGCGCGTCCCAGGTCAGGGAGTCAGCCTTCTCGATGCCCCGCAGCTTGGCGCGGAGCGCGTCCGACACCAGCAGGCTCGCGCCGTGCGCGCCGTCGATGTGCAGCCAGATGTCCTTCTCGCGGGCCACCTCGGCGAGTTCGTCGATCGGGTCGAAGGCACCCACCGAGGTGCTGCCGGCCGAGGCGACCATGCAGAACACCTTGAGGTTCTGCCGCTCGGCCGCCTCCAGGGTGGCGCGCACCTCGCCGGGGCAGATCTGCTGCTGCCGGTTGAGCGGCAGCCGGACGAGCTGCGCGTCGCCGATGCCGAGCACGCCGGCCGCCCGCGCCACGCTGTAGTGCACGTCCGCGCCGACCGCGATGGCGGGCCTCGGCTGGCCGCGGACCGCCGAACCGCCCTGTGACCAGTACCCCGGCAGCTTCTCGTTCCTGGCCGCGAGCAGCGCGGTCAGGTTGGCGAGCGAGCCGCCCGACGTGGTGAGCATGGTGAAGCGCTCCGGGTCCCACCCGATGAAGCGGTTCAGCTCGTCGGCCATGATCCGCTCCACGGCGTTGGGCAACTGGCCCGCCTCGTAGAACGAGGACGGCTGGTTGACCACGGAGCTGACGAAGTCGATGACGCCGGCGAGCGGCACGACTCCGGAGAACTGCCGCCCCATGTAACCGGGGGAGTGGACCTGGATTCCCGTACGGACGTACAGGTCGATGATGCCCGCCAGACGCTCCTCGTCGAACGCGGCGATCTTGTCGTGCTCGGTCGTCATGAGCTCTCTCGCGGCCTGGGAGAGCCTGGCCGGTTCGATCAGTTCGAGACCCCTGATCGAGATGTCCGACAGGTGTTTCTCCAGCTTGGCGAGAGCTGTTTCCGAGTTCTCCCTGAACTGCTGCGGATCAAAGGCCTCCAGCAGCAATCCGCTCCGATCCGATGTTAAGTCACTCCGTTCCGATCCGGGATCACTCGAGCGAGATTCCTTCACTAGGGTCCCCCTTGGAAAGCCCCCGTGTACCCGACATGGTTGTTCCGGTGCGCACGACCGGGCGGCGGCAGGCTTTTCCACCGGCGTCGCGGCAAAGGCTTGCCGTCCGGCTGATCAAACCGGACGGCGCATCCTTTTCCGACGGCGCGCGTTTCAGCGCAGGCCGCACGGACTCCCCCCTCGAAGAGTTCTGCGCAGCTGTCATCTCCCGGCATGGTCAGTGCCTGCCCCACAGCGACCACCGTAGGCGTCGTCGATAAAACGAGAAATCGAAACTCCGAGTTCTGTCCGAAAGGGAGCGCGGACCACCTGATGGTTCGTCACTCAACAGTTGCCACACCCGCAACCGGAGCGTTCCGGAGCTTCAGGGCGGCTCCCCGCTTTTCGGACACCATGCCGTCGGCATGTGCGCGGCGGATAGGCAAAGCGGCAGGACCGGGGACGGGCACGGGGCGGCGCAAGGCGTTTTCTGCCAATCCGGGCGTCGGTTGCGGAGGGCTTCGTACTGGCCCTGCCCGGCGCCGTGATCGAGGCGGATATCTCCCGCTCCGTCACGACGATCCGGCCACGCGAACGAGCTGACGGCGGGATGTTCGAACAGGGCGGAGGGGTGTGACCGCGGGTGCGGTGACCGTGCCGACAGATGTCGTCGGGACGGCCACCGCTCCTCCCCCGGTCGGTGGGCGCGCCGGTCCGCGCCGGTTCAGTGGCTGGTGGCGTCGGACGGCTCGCAGCGGTACAGGGATGGCGCGGGCGCCTCGGGGGCGTCGTTCGCGGGTGCCGGCTCGGCGTCGGCGGTCGCTCCTCCGTACGCCCGCGGGTCGACCTCGGCGCAGGCGGACGCGACCCAGGAGCCGATTTCCGAGGCCTTCGAGCCCGCGTCGGTGACCAGGGCGAAGCGGAGGTCTCCCGAGGCGACGAGGTGCCGGTACTCGGTGAGGGTCACGGATGTCGAGTGCATCCCGGCGAGCGGCAGGACGGGTGTGCCCTCGGCGTAGATGTACGGCGCCGCGGCCTCCCAGTTCTCCGCGGAGAAGGTGTACTCGGTATCCCCGTCGTGCTGCTGGACGTAGCCGAGAAGCTTGCTCTGGGCGGGCGTCAGGGAGGTGCGCAGGTCCCGGCCGACGGCGCCCACGCCACCCGTCGGGCCGGCGCCTCCGCCGGCGGGACCGCCGGGTCCGCCGCCCGCGCCGGGCCGGTGGCTGATGGAGGGCTTCCCCGTCGGCAGCCCGGCGGGCAGCGGGCCCGCCGCGGCGTCGAACGCCGAGCCCGCGTGCCGCTCGTTCAGCACCGAGAGCGACCAGGCGGCGGGCGCGGCGAACATGGCCACGCAGCCGGCCAGCAACCCCGCGGCGGCGAAGCGGCGGCGTGCGGTGGTCCGACGGA
The sequence above is a segment of the Streptomyces sp. Je 1-369 genome. Coding sequences within it:
- a CDS encoding pyridoxal phosphate-dependent decarboxylase family protein: MLLEAFDPQQFRENSETALAKLEKHLSDISIRGLELIEPARLSQAARELMTTEHDKIAAFDEERLAGIIDLYVRTGIQVHSPGYMGRQFSGVVPLAGVIDFVSSVVNQPSSFYEAGQLPNAVERIMADELNRFIGWDPERFTMLTTSGGSLANLTALLAARNEKLPGYWSQGGSAVRGQPRPAIAVGADVHYSVARAAGVLGIGDAQLVRLPLNRQQQICPGEVRATLEAAERQNLKVFCMVASAGSTSVGAFDPIDELAEVAREKDIWLHIDGAHGASLLVSDALRAKLRGIEKADSLTWDAHKMMFVPAPCTMLFYRNKETALSAFRQKASYVFDEEQDVYTAYDSGGKNFECTKRPMIMTLWALWAIYGRALFAEKIEYLCQLTEEAYGVVRADPDFETLHRPEANILCFRYHPADLENKLGRRLEKKDVHHLQIALRNRIKFEGNFFISKVNIDGVAALRVVMMNHQITGEHFRMLLSEIKRTAQDLLGGEEGTGKA